In Populus trichocarpa isolate Nisqually-1 chromosome 16, P.trichocarpa_v4.1, whole genome shotgun sequence, a genomic segment contains:
- the LOC18110469 gene encoding 7-deoxyloganetin glucosyltransferase, with protein MADKPHAVFIPLQLQSHIKSMLKLAKLLHHKGFHITFVNTEFNHRLLLNSRGPDSLNGFHDFRFETIPDSVPPSDTLASAEDFKKNQLASFNDLLAKLHDTTYSGVPPVTCIVSDGMMPFAISAAEMLGIPIALFFTISACVFMCSKQFRALKKKGLAPLDDESFQTNDFADRIIDGIPGMKDLRLRDIPRFSRSTDPNGWFFNNAMEAVESASKASAIILHTFDALEQEVLNALFSMHSRVFPIGPLQLLLNQVSGDDLKSIGCNLWKEESECLQWLDSKEPNSVIYVNFGSIAVISKQQFIEFGMGLAKSGHLFLWAIRPDMVIGDSPIFPPEFMKETKERGFIASWCPQEEVLSHPSVGGFITHCGWGSTIESISSGVPMLCWPSFGDQQTNCRYTCTEWGIGMEIDSNVKRDNVEKLVRELMEGEKGKKMKSRSMEWKKLAEEATAPNGSSSMNLDKLINEVLCHERSRRLTRD; from the exons ATGGCTGACAAGCCTCATGCAGTTTTTATCCCCCTCCAACTTCAAAGCCACATAAAATCAATGCTAAAATTAGCCAAACTACTTCACCACAAAGGGTTTCACATAACCTTTGTCAATACTGAGTTCAATCATAGACTGCTGCTTAATTCTAGAGGTCCTGATTCCCTTAATGGCTTTCATGATTTTCGATTTGAAACCATTCCGGACAGCGTCCCTCCTTCTGATACTCTTGCATCTGCTGAAGATTTTAAGAAAAACCAACTGGCTTCATTTAATGACCTGCTTGCCAAGCTTCATGACACAACATATTCTGGTGTGCCCCCGGTGACTTGTATTGTCTCTGATGGTATGATGCCATTTGCTATCAGTGCTGCTGAAATGCTAGGAATACCTATTGCGTTGTTCTTTACTATATCTGCATGTGTCTTCATGTGCTCCAAGCAATTTCgtgcattaaaaaagaaaggccTAGCGCCATTAGATG ACGAGAGCTTTCAAACAAATGATTTCGCGGACAGAATCATAGACGGGATTCCAGGAATGAAGGATCTACGTTTAAGAGATATTCCAAGGTTCTCTCGAAGTACGGATCCAAATGGTTGGTTTTTTAACAACGCCATGGAAGCAGTTGAGAGTGCTTCTAAAGCTTCTGCAATTATTTTGCATACTTTTGATGCTTTGGAGCAAGAAGTTTTGAATGCTCTATTCTCTATGCATTCACGTGTCTTTCCAATCGGTCCACTTCAGTTGCTTCTCAATCAAGTTTCTGGAGATGATCTGAAGTCCATTGGATGTAACCTGTGGAAAGAAGAGTCCGAGTGTCTGCAATGGCTTGACTCCAAGGAACCAAACTCAGTAATTTATGTGAACTTTGGCAGTATAGCAGTCATCTCAAAGCAGCAGTTCATTGAATTTGGAATGGGACTTGCTAAAAGTGGTCATCTATTTTTATGGGCAATAAGACCTGATATGGTCATTGGGGACTCGCCTATTTTTCCACCAGAGTTTATGAAAGAGACTAAAGAGAGGGGCTTCATTGCTAGTTGGTGTCCACAAGAAGAAGTCCTCAGCCACCCTTCAGTTGGAGGTTTTATAACTCATTGTGGATGGGGTTCCACAATTGAGAGCATTTCTTCTGGGGTGCCTATGCTTTGTTGGCCATCCTTCGGTGATCAACAAACAAATTGTAGGTATACATGCACTGAGTGGGGGATTGGAATGGAGATTGATAGCAATGTGAAAAGAGATAATGTGGAGAAGCTTGTGAGAGAGTTGATGGAAGGAGAGAAAGGTAAGAAAATGAAGAGCAGGTCCATGGAGTGGAAAAAATTAGCAGAAGAGGCAACAGCTCCAAATGGTTCCTCATCCATGAATTTGGACAAGCTGATAAACGAGGTGCTCTGTCATGAAAGGTCAAGAAGACTCACTCGAGATTGA